ctacttttacttaaataaaatctctgagtacttcttccaccactggccTTAAGTGATACCATTGCAAGGAAATTTAGCTTTTTCTTCAATAGCTTAATATTTGATGGTGGATATTTTGTAATGATCTGTAGGAACATACAGTCTCAGAGTGATAACTGGATCTGTGGTGCAGCTGCCCACCTGTGTGATACTTCCTGATGCCCACACGTGGTTGTCCTTCAGCATCACCATTCCACTCAGGTCCTGTCTGTGCATGGACACACTGCCAACCAGCATGGCGTACTTTTCCACCAGACGGAAGCCCGGGGTGGTCTTGCGTGTCCCAGCCACTTCTCCATGCCagcctctctctgctgctgctgcctggaGCTGAGAGCAGCGTGTGGCGATCCCAGAGGCCCGGGCCAGGCAGTTCAGAGCAGACCGCTCCCCCAAGAGCAGGCACCTGGCTGGGCCTTTCACAATGGCAGTCAGCGTGATGGCACCTGGGCCTGCATGGGGTAGAGTCATGGAGGATTGACAGTGCATATTGTTTTAGAGAGTTTGCTGCTTAAACCGATGCAACACAGACTATTTGCAATGCTCCTTcttaaaaaggcctttaaaatgCAATCCGTAACTTCATAGGATTTTTATCAAAATCAAAAATAGAACTCTTTATCTATCCGGGTGGAAGTGTTTTTGGGACGGTTGCCCTATTTTAGaattaaagaaagaaagaaaacatatACATATAAAAACTTACATAGGAATTGAGATGTGCCAGAAAAACATTAAATGAAATAACTatactaaaataaaatatacaataaaagaaagacaaattctataatataaaatattttttctaCAATTAAGAAGTAAAAGTGTGCACATTGAAatacataatataaatacagtGGTGTATAAATAAGATATAAGAGAGGCCCTACTTTTTGTTTCCGTGATAAGCTTAGGGGCGGGACGGTCTGTAGTGAGCCGTTACTGGTGCGTCTTTTGTTATTGGAGACTTTGCAAGGGACTTGTAATTACATCTATTCTAATATATTGGTGCTTTGGAAGACACTGTGTAATGCCTACCAATCTCCTCTCCCTCCTGGTACACCCAGTCCACGGTGCAGCCGACCTCTGTGAacactgctgtgaagaagggGCTCCCTGCCAGGATGCTGTGCGGGGTCTTACACAGCAGCCTGGCCTCCACCTCCTGTGACCCCACACAAGCACCCGCTGGGTCAAAGTTCGGTGTGTCCTCTGCCAGCCATTCTCGTGCCAGCCGGGTCAGGGCGTGAGGCGGGATGCAGTGTGCTGCTTTGTGTGAGGGCATGGTCATTCTGTGGAAAATAACTATTTACTAATAACGAAACTTGGTGACCGAAAACTGAACCCCGATAATGAAGTGAAACAACTCTCAACGTGCTTTCTTGTCTCACAATTACTGACAAAAGCAACAAAAAGAGAACAAACATCTACACATCGAGAGTACATTCAACATATCAGTTTCTAAGCACCCCACCCACCAAAttcctattttgttgttgtttaaaaagctctttattgttctcatactgcctgtgctgcagcacctctgttcaccctctgtctgaaaccagagcccagtctgctctgattggttagctcggCAGCTTCTTTGTAATTGGTCAACCGATTTGTCGGAAATGTCCTGCCccttaaggcccggacacaacaatctgacaacaaagaactgacacagacggacccccgactgttgcgtcgcctcacgtctctgcgtcttggccaacagtcgcactgggacacaccgcaaagacttcagctgacggccaagaagcacgtacgaactgcgcatgcgtgagtggcaataccagaagacggcggtagtgtgtattcctcattcaaaagaggcaacaaccggaagacagactgcgtgataaccgagagaagaagaacagactgcgtgatataaacaaacaacaaatagcgtgtgcgttccattttcactctacaacgagaagctcctgtgtcgagagctggagttaaattaaatctcagatttgccttcttaatagtttgtttgggtccctcacttccgtttcgcttctcatgcactgattcgctagctgaacagccaatcaaagtgatttctttggccgatGGCCTTTGGCCGACTGCCCTGCTGGGTTTTAGGCCGAAAAGGCGTCGGCATGGCttaaaagacacgacggtgcgggacacaccaatctgagtagggtgtGTCGACGCTCATCGTCGGCCTGATGCCCACCGACGCCGATAATCGACCTGGTGTGTTCGTGcctttagcctatcacgtacaatttgTTGGACCGCTAGCCAGAAGTGTGAGTGttaaatagtgatgtcactatgttatggaattaaacacaggagtccaatggaggcgtgtcaggctggggggggggagtgtgtgggagataaACTCTCACTttaggatgttagcctttgctgaccatttacatgcatagaAAACCTATATAACCCTCAAATGCATAATAGGAACCCTAGAAAACCTACGTGAAGTGGGAGACATAACAAATCTAGATGCATGCTAAAATGGCTCATTAAATGGTTTGATCAATATCAAAATGATGTTATGGCCTTCACCGTCCCCAGTAAACTCCAGTGAGCACCAGAGATTTTAGAGCAAAGATAGACAACAGTTAATGATCATCTCCTTCCGTCAGTGCCTAGTAATACAATTGTCTAATCATGTGATATTGTTTCCTATTTGACCACAGGCCTCTGAATTAAATACTAAATGAAATCATAGCGTGGCAGTCTTTGTGATAGTGGTaggctatatattttatatttgtaattaaACTTGTGATTTATACCTGTCCACCGTCATTACAACACCAAACGAGGGGCCATCGTATAGCTCAGTGGTTAGTTAACGGGTTCCACCAATCCCGTGGAAGATTttcattgagaaacggccacagaCACACGaacactgggtgtttctcaatcgcgaggatgctggcttggtagtcgcgttcttccaagtcacttccttcagaaacaaagcaagtatgcttccaagccaagGCTTcgaaaaacgaagaagaatggaacaggctaacaagtgtgccactctctcgaacggtttcaacataaactgtaggcctaccgaaaataaatacctcatgatgtctatctaattatgaacttgctttactttcacatttttggtgataacaagcaaatgtaacaaagtaacatatttaccaacacatgttctacgccactacatacttacatttaaatgtgtgctgcgtcggttcagccattctccgcaagggtttttgaaattggtccgtgcgcaaagcattgtggggattttaaggacacgaagtctacccatgtgcagcccagtggcggcgccagagattttctctggggtgctgtggggtagcttgacgtttcatagagggtgctcaaacattaaggatttacaaaaaatgatattttttaaaggattttttttttcttctctagcACCAGCGGTACAGTtgcattttctactgcaacactccccacacgcacacacagtgcacccgcgactgttacaatgaaggctcgataatcagctcacggcatataggtgtaagcaggggtaaagtgctatttttacaagtgggtagtgaatctcacctcctctaggagggtcctcacctcctctagtggggtccgggggcatgctccccagggaagatttgttttttaaatattaaagttaaaagcatcaatctggtgcactttgagagcaaaatgaagagatctatggattcatctctcaacacccatatgaaacagaactgtaaacagattttctatttctttatagatattttacaaatcactccccttttaaaacaaaccgtttgagacccactgagataactagactaaagtaaACTATCTAAACACGTGAGAGccctttacttcacctgagctgaggtgtCAGACacacagtctgacaggagagagttctccctccaccttgatgTTGAAAAAGTtacttatatccgttagcttggttagctagcaccagatgctaaccacaacgatctccggtagatacccaccggtgtgcgagctctctctctcgctcgctcgcgcacgcacacaaaacaTTTAAGGACAAAAAAACGATAAATttttcactttgctgttagcaaataaTTTGGCGCTCTAGCTAACAGGAAGTAACTCAgtcaagtgtcacaaagtaatttagccaTTGGCCTAttcatatcacctgtgttggctttatgtttttggtcaaacatttgtttgtttcacatttgcattgatgtaatcaatcATTTTTCTAatttcatttaataataataattaattaaaaaaaaaaaaaaacatatttcttgggggtgcttagggggtgcttTGACAATCCTGGGGGGTGCTTCAGCACCCCCTAGCTCCCCCCTTGCGCCGCCCCTGGTGCAGCCtagaaatttcccccaaaccaaggacgcggcctcggtggaattccaagtatgctggagattggaacagtccttctgcGGCACtcaatgacgtagcatccttgaaatattggcttggaaacCAGTATCCTTGAGAATAGctagaaataaggtctgtggaaaacgaatctgtgagataaatgcacgttttgttcagccggataatatccacatgtctgccctacttttattattttctaatcataaatcgaatcgatagatttatgatcgatagatttatgattagcataagttcgttcatgatgtctcacttcagtgatgacatcgtttgcaaaattattaaccgagtcattttcaagattgagttacaatgataaactggagtggcaaaggatcagctgcatcaagtacttcatccaaaaggacaggaggatggactttgtgtttaagtgatttgatcatcaaaggtaggcctaagtgtaggtggagttgcagcaatctttgactcaagtttacttatcaatactaaaccaaaattaaattatacctcctttgaaagtttttagtcttacacatccgacctggaaaactttgcagccaatcttatttgttacagtgtatcgtgcaccaggtccttattcagaattcttatcagaattctctgagtttttatcaactttggtatttaaaacagataaagtaattatcgtaggtgactttaatattcatgttgacgatgataaaaatagccttacttttgcatttaactctatattagattctgttggtttctgtcagagtgtaaataaaccaacccactgctataatcacactctcgaccttgttctgacttatggtattgaaattgagcaactattagtcgaaccgcataatcctgctttattcgaccatttcttagtaacttttgaaatactgttactagactacaaagcattagtcaaaagctcctgcagcagaaacctatctgttagtgctatagccaaatttaaggaagagattccaccaatacttaactcgatagcatgtctgcatgtaagggaggaaacttatacaaaatgtacaccaccccaaattgatcatgttgttgatagtgctacagatgcgctgcgaataaaattagactctgttgctcctttgaaaaagaagaaaataaaacaacatagattagctccatggcataatgctgaaacccgcaaaataaagcaaaagtcgagacaacttgaaaggatatggcgttccactaaacttgaagaatctcgtataatttggcatattactctcaatgaatataagaaagcactgcgtaaagcgagagcagcctactactcttcattaatagatgagaataagaataatgcaagatttcttttcagcactgtagccaggctgacagagagccagagctcgattgagccttctattcccatagcactcagtagcaatgattttatgtgcttttttaacaatataattgttactcttagaaacaaaattaatgacctcttgcctttaaCCAGTAGGCCTATAGTGTTAttaacagctcccggaaacgtaagttctaatattacacgatattaaactagaatgcttttcagccattaaccttgaacaattaaattcaatgattctctcttctaaaccatcaacgtgcatgttagacccaattccaactaagctgttgaaggaagtttttccattaattagcacttctttattaaatattatgaatatgtctttattatcaggctatgttccacaatcattcaaagtagcagtgataaatccgcttcttaaaaagcacaacctcgatccagaggttttagccaactatagacctatttctaatcttccgttcctctcaaaaattcttgagaaagcggtctcaaaacagctgtgtgattacttaaaaaacaatgatttatttgaacattttcagtctggctttagaacacatcatagcacagagacagctctggttaaagtcacaaatgacattctaatagcctcagacaagggacttgtctctattcttgtcttgctcgatctcagtgctgcatttgatactatcgaccatgatatcctattgcaaagattagagcacttagttggcataaagggaactgctttaggctggtttatgtcctatctatctgaacgctttcagtttgtacgtgtcaacgatgaatcttccacgcaaaccaaagttagccatggagtgccacagagctcagtgctcggacctattttgttcacattatatatgcttcggttaggcaatattataaggaatcattctgtaaactttcattgttatgcggatgatccatccatccatccatcttctcccgcttatccgtggtcgggtcgcaggggtagcagttccagcagagaacTTTATTTttcctggcgacatcaaccagctctgactgggggatcccaaggcgctcccaggccagcgaaaaGATATAATcgctccacctggtcctaggtctaccccttggtctcttcccagctggacgtgcctggaacacctccctagggaggcgcccaggtggcatcctaactaggtgcccgaaccacctcaactggctcctttcgacgcgagggaggagcggctcaattccgagtccctccctgatgaccgaacttctcaccttatccctacgggagacaccagccaccctgcggagaaaacccatctcggccgattgtatccgcgatctcgttctttcggtcatgacccatccttcatgaccataggtgagggtaggaacgaaaatggcccagtagacagagagctttgccttctggctcagctcccttttcgtcacaacggtgcggtaaagcgactgcagtaccgctcctgctgctccgattctccggcccatctcacgctccattgttccctcactcgagaacaagaccccgagatacttgaactccttcacttggggtaaggactcattccctaattggagtggacagtccatcggtttcctgctgagaaccatggcctcagatttggaggtgctgatcctcatcccagccgcttcacactcggttgcgaaccgatccagtgagtgctgaaggtcgcagaccgatgaagccattagaaccacatcatcttcaaaaagcagtggtgcaatccttaccccctaaacgcaccaggagcgtctgcgccgcgttacggccgcgccgtggtggtcgtaaggatcgcggccactctagtcaatgggtgctattccaccacacgtgccgcgttacggctcagacgcgtcccagaagcggctcggcgcagcgcttctctaaaattaggatgaatcctatttttgccgcggcgcagccgtaaggtaaggtcgggcaggcagcccccccctcgcaggaagtggaaaggtgagcatccgggccaggcccatcccgcatatatactaatttagcagacccccctccttcatcacaacacctccactacgatacgcacaatggacgacgaggtgttcataatggaagtggagaaacacaccatgttatacgatgtaaccaatgctttttacaaggacaacatcagaaaggacaaggcctggtttttagtcgctgcagtttgtggagtggaaggtaacaactacatattaatgttttaaagttaattaagaactgcgaggctgcacacacgacgctccgcttctgcaacgttttgaaacgcgcctggtgtgttaggtcgcaggaggaggtcgcagcgtggcgcagccgcaacgtaatgcggcgcagacgctcctggtgcgtttagggggttagtccaccgaactgcagaccccctcccccatgactacgcctcgaaatccgatccatgtatattacaaacaggattggtgacaaagcgcagccctggcggaggccaaccctcacccgaaatgggtccgacttactgccgaggacccggacacagctctcgctttgggagtacagagattggatggcccctcaccccatactcccgcagcacctcccacagtaactccctgggaactcggtcatatgccttctccaagtctacaaaacacatgtagaccggataagcgtactcccaggccccctccaggatccttgcgagagtaaaaagctgatccgtcgttccacgaccaggacggaatccacaTTGTTCCTCCttaatctgaggttcgacaatcggcctgaccctcctttcgagtaccttagagtaaactttcccggggaggctgagtagtgtgatgcctctgtaattggcacacaccctctgatccccctttttaaaaaggggaaccaccaccccggtctgccactccttcggtactgtttccgacttccacgcaacgttgatgagacgtgtcaaccatgacagtccctcaacacccagagccttcagcatttctgggcggatctcatccacccccagggctttgccactgtggagttgtttgacgacctcagtgacctccccccgggagattggtgttgatcccccgtcatactccagctctgcctctaacatagagggcggagttgtcgggttcaggagttcctcaaagtgttccttccaacgccctaacactccatcagttaaggtcaacaacgtcccatccttactgtacacagcttggatggttccctgcttccctctcctgaggtgtcggacagttttccagaacaactctggtgccgcccgaaagtccttctccatgtcttctccgaacttctcccacacccgctgctttgcctcggccatggatgaggctgctgcccttcgggtctgtcggtaccttgcaactgcctcgggagtcccccgggataacaaatccctgaaggcctccttcttcagtcggacggcttccctgaccaccggtgtccaccaggaggttcgagggttaccgccccttgaggcacctaggaccttgagaccacagctccccgccgcggcttcggcaatagaggctttgaacaccgaccactctagttcaatgtccccaacctccgcaggaatgcccgaaaagctccgccggaggtgtgagttgaaggcctcctgaacttggtcctccagacgttcccagttcacccgaactacacgtttgggcttaccaggtctatccagaggcttcccccgccactcgacccaactcaccaccagatggtgatcagttgacaactccgcccctctctttacccgagtgtccaaaacatacggcctcaggtccgatgatacgataacgaaatcgatcatggaccttctgcctagggtgctctggtaccacgtacacttatgagcatccttatgttcgaacatggtgtttgttatggccaatccatgactagcacagaagtccagtaacaaaccaccactccggttcagatcaggggggccgttccttccaatcacgcccctccaagtgtctccatcattgcccacatgtgcgttgaagtctcccagcaagattaaagagtccccttcaggagccccatacaggactctttccagggtctccaagaaggccgtgtactctgaactgctgttgggtgcataagcacacacaacagtcagagtttccccccccataacccgcaggcgtagggaggcgaccctctcgtccactggggtaaactccaacaacgaagcacctaaccggggacttgtgagtatccccacacccgcccggcgcctcacaccttgagcaactccggagaagaatagagtccaacccctatccagaagtaaggttccagagccaacgctgtgcgtagaggtgagcccaaccagatccaactggtaacgctccacctcccgcacaagctccggctccttcccccccagagaggtgacgttccacgtccccaaagccagcttctgtcgcccgggtctggtccgtcgagaccctccgctttcactgccacccttctggcagcgcacccgacccccatcgctgtttcccgtaggtggtgggcccgcgggacggagaagcggaggtgttgcccacgttgccttttcgggctgggcccagccgggctccgtggcaagcccggccaccagacgctcgccgacgagtcctccttctgggcctggctccagaaggggaccccgggcttcctccgggccgggtatcctcacttcttgtgtcgtctttcatgaggtcttttgaaccaatcttagtctggccccttgcctgagaccaatttaccatgggagaccctaccaggaacacaaggttccagacaacacagcccccaggttcatcagggcacacaaacctctctaccacggtaagttGCTGGTTCTTCTAcagttatgcggatgatactcaactatatttatcaatcaagcctgatgaaattaatcatctaaataaaattcaagactgcctcaaggacataaaaacgtggatgaccttacattttttgatgttaaacacgactaaaactgaagttattgtacttggcccgaagaatctacgaaacaaattatctaaagatataataactatggatggcattaatttggcctccagtgagactgtaaggaatcttggtgttatatttgatcaggatttatcctttaacgcccacataaaatcaatttcaaggaccatctacgtaacattgcaaaaatcaggcatatcttgcctcaaacgatgcagagaaactagtccatgcatttgttacttctaggctggattattgtaactctttattatcagggagtaccaagaagtcagtcaagtctcttcagctgattcaaaatgctgcggctcgtgtactaaccagagttaggaaaagggaccacattactcctgttctggctgccttacactggctccctatagaacacaggatagaatttaaaatgattcttctcgcctacaaagcccttaatgagcaggcgccatcttaccttaaataactcattataccctactgtcctactagggcattgcgttccaagaatgcagggttgttggttgttcctagagtctcaaaaagtacaatgggagccagagccttttcttatcaaactggaagctgatgcCACAACATTTGTGgcatcagcttccagtttgtgttcgggcggcagacaccctatccgtttttaagagtgcgcttaagaccttcctttttgataaagcttatagttagggctgattagattcagcccctagtttagctgatataggcttagtttgtcgggggacatcttacttcttccttctctctgtctatacctgtgtactctcatgttccgattaacccagcttccccaaatttctttctttttggtgtctatatacgccgggatccggagtcatggatgatcctgcgctcct
Above is a window of Pseudochaenichthys georgianus chromosome 1, fPseGeo1.2, whole genome shotgun sequence DNA encoding:
- the LOC117465000 gene encoding nicotinate-nucleotide pyrophosphorylase [carboxylating]-like; this translates as MSHFPVALCDQLNNSTACDQQRKQSHCKKMTMPSHKAAHCIPPHALTRLAREWLAEDTPNFDPAGACVGSQEVEARLLCKTPHSILAGSPFFTAVFTEVGCTVDWVYQEGEEIGPGAITLTAIVKGPARCLLLGERSALNCLARASGIATRCSQLQAAAAERGWHGEVAGTRKTTPGFRLVEKYAMLVGSVSMHRQDLSGMVMLKDNHVWASGSITQAVREARSVCGFSSKVEVECQSADEGREAAAAGADIVMLDNFQPQELHVAAHVLKEEFPALLIEASGGVTPENLAVYFSPHVDIISLGCITQGCPVVDFSLKVQKPATPQAF